The Mycolicibacterium mucogenicum DSM 44124 genomic sequence CGCGGCCGGCACCGACAGCACGTAGCTCGGGGACCGCTGCAGCATGGTGATGTGGGCGGCCTTGTCGGCCATCGACGGGATCAGCGTGACCGCCGTCGCGCCGCTACCGATGACGACGACCTTCTTTCCGGCGTAGTCCAGATCCTCCGGCCACAGCTGCGGGTGGATGACCGGGCCCGCGAAATCCGCCTTGCCCGGGAAGTCCGGGACGAACGGCTTCTCGTAGTCGTAGTAGCCGGTGCCGAGGAACAGGAAGCGGCCGGTGAACGTCGTCGTGTCCTCGCCGTGCGTGGTGGTGACGGTCCAGCGTCCGGTGTCGGAGTCGAAGTTCGCGTTCTGCACGTGCTCGCCGAACCGGATGTGCTCGCCGAGCCCATTCTCGTCGACGGTCTGCTGCAGGTAGTCGAGGATGATGTGGCCGTCGGCGATCGACTTGCGGTGGGTCCACGGCTTGAAGCCGAACCCGAAGGTGGGCATGTCGGAGTCCGAGCGGATGCCGGGGTACTTGTGCAGACTCCACGTGCCGCCGAGGGCGTCACGCCCCTCGATGACCAGGAACGACGTCCCCGGGCGGTTCGCCTTCAAGTGATACGCCGCGCCGATGCCGGAGATGCCGGCGCCGATGATCAGTACGTCGACGTCCTGCGTCTTCGACCGCTGCGTTGAGGTGATGGACACGGTGTGGCTCCTGACGGGTGGACAGCTTTTTGTGATGGCACTCACGCTATGGACGTCGCCGGGTGCATAACAGGTGCGACGGCCCAGTACTCGACCCGGGATATGTGCCGGGGCATACTTCGTTGATGGCCGCCGAGACACCATCACCTGAGGTCATCAACCTCATGGGCGATGTCGCCGAACTGATGCTGGCCGAGCTGGACGACCTGGTCGCCGAGATGGACGCTGCCGAGATCGAGCTGTCCCCCGCCGCCGGCTCGGATGCGGCCGTGCTGGCGGACACGTCCGCCAGCAACCGGGCCAACGCCGCGAGGGTGCTGTCGATGCTGGCCCGTAGGGAAGCCAAGCCCGCCCCTATCGACATCCCGCCCGAGGCCCTCGATGTCGCCCGCACGATTGCCCGCCGCGGGTTGGAGCTCGATGTGCTGTTCCAGTCCTACCGGCGCGGACAGAACGTGGCGTGGAGTCGCTATATGAAGCACGCCACCCGGCTCGTCCCGTCCGGCCCGCTGCTGCTCGAACTCCTGGAGGAATCCTCTCAACGCCTCTTCGCGTACGTCGACACCGTGCTCGGGTGCGTTGTCATCGCGGCGCAACGCGAACGCGAGGAGGTACTCGGCGGCGCGATCGCCCGTCGCGCCGAGACGATCCGGCTCATCCTGGACGGCGCCGCCATCGACGCGGGGCGGGCCGGCGAGCGCCTGGGCTACGACCTCCGTCAGCGCCACACCGCACTGGTCCTGTGGACGCCACCGCACGGTGACGTGCAGGGCGCGCTCGAATCCGCCGCGGCGGTGCTGGCGCGGGCCGCGGGCACCCGTCCGCCGTTGACGCTGTCGGTCGGTCCCTCGACGTTGTGGGCGTGGCTGGGCAGCAGCTCCGAGCCCGCCGTCGACGCGCTGTCCGACGCAATAGAACAGGCGCAGAACCACATTCGCGTCGCGGTGGGACCGACGCGGCCCGGCATCACCGGCTTTCGCCGCTCGCACCAGGCGGCACTGTCGATCCAGAGTCTGCTTGCCGGGCACCCCGGCGGCGCGCGGGTTGCGCTCTTCCGCGACCTCGAAGTCACCGCGCTGGCGGCCCAGAACACCGACCGCGCAGCAGAATTCGTCGCGGCGACCCTGGGTCCGCTCGCGGAGGACACCCCGGCGGCGGCCCGCCTGCGCGACACCCTGCGGGTGTTCCTCGACGAGGCCGAGAACGCTCCCCGCGCCGCCACGCGACTGCACACCCACCGCAACACCGTCCTGCAGCGGGTGGCCCGGGCCACCGAGCTGCTCGGCTACCAGCCGGGGGAACGCCGGCTCGCGATGGAACTCGCGCTGGAGCTGGCGCACCAACTCGGTCCCCGTGTGCTCATGTCGGCGCCGCAGGGCGCCTAGCCATCACGTCGTCGGCAGCGTCACGTCCAGCCGGAATCCGCCGGGCACGTGGGCAGCCGACACCTGGCCGCCGTGCGCTTCGACGATGCCCCGCACGATGGCCAGACCGATGCCGGCGCCCGAGCCGTCGGCCTCCGGGGTGCGGGCCTGAGTACCGCGCCACCCCATGTCGAACATGCGCCCGAGATCGTGCGACTGCACGCCGGGCCCCTGGTCCAGCACGGTGAGCACGATCCGGTCGCCGTCGAGGTGGTGGGCCGAGACCTGGATCTCGGAATCCTCCGGCGCATGCCGGATGCTGTTGACCAGCAGGTTCGCCACCACGCGGGACAGCTCCCCGGGGTCGGCGTACAGCACCTGATCGGTCATTTCCGCGTGCGTGATGGTGATGCCGCGGGTGGCCGCGAGGGCCTGCATGTCGGACACGACATCGGAGACGAGGTCCAGGAGAACCACCGGCTCCTTGCTGAGCTTGAGCATGCCGCTCTGGATCTTGGACAACTCGAACAGCCCGTCAACCATGCCGTTGACGGCGTCCACCTGGTCGCGGATCTGCCGGATGTAGTCGGCCGGCTCGTCGACCACGCCTTCCTCGAGCGCCTCGGCCATCGCCCGCATCCCGGCCAGCGGTGTCCGCAGATCATGCGAAACCCAGGCCACCAGCTGACGGCGTGACGCGTCGAGCTGCTCGACCTCGGCGCGGGCCGCCGCCAGCTGTGCGGACGACTGCGCGAGCTGACTGGACAGTTCGGCGAACTCCCGCGAACTGTCGACGTCCGCTGTGACGACCTCGCCACTGCCGATCTGCCGAGCCGCGCGTTGCAGCCGGGCCAGCGAACGTCGCAGCCGTCGCAGCATGAACCCGGCGGCCAGGCCCGCCATGAGCGCCGAGATGGCCAGCACCGCCAGCAGCACCTGCAGGTCGTGCGACGACAGGTACATCTCGATCGAGATCGCCACCGTCGAGGCGACGATCGCGACGATCGTCGCGCAGATCAGGACCGACACCTGCGTCCCGATGGATCCGCGCCGATTGAGCTGCATGACGAGGACGGCCGCACCCGTGGCCACGGACGTGCAGATCAGGGCCGTCACCGCGATGATGACGAGGTCGGCCGCACCGAGGATCATGACGACCGTCCCGACGGCGTGAACCGGTACCCCGTGCCCCACTCGGTGCGCAGGTAGACGGGATCGCGTGGGTCGGCTTCGATCTTCTCGCGGAGCCGCCGGATGTGCACGGTGACGGTCGACGCGTCGCCGGCACTCCAGCCCCACACCTCGCGCAACATCTCGTCGCGTGAAACCACGCGGTCGGGGTTCTTGAGGAGGAAGAGCAGTAGTTCGTATTCGCGTCCGGTCAGCTCGACATCGGCACTGCCGCAGGTGATCCGGCGCATCGTCGGGTCGATTCGGAACCGGCCGACGACAAACGGAGCAAGCGGTGACTGGTGGGAGACCCTGTGTCGCAACAGTTTCGAGATCCGCAATTGCAGCTCCCGCAGCGCGAACGGCTTGGCCAGGTAATCGTCGGCGCCGAGTTCGAGGCCGTCGATCCGGTGCCCACTCGCCCCGAGGGCGGTCAGCATGATCACCGGAACGTCGGAGCGGGTGCGAATCTCGCGCAGCAGGTCGTCGCCCGACAGCCCGGGCAGCATGCGGTCGAGCACGAGCACGTCGGGCGTCGAGCGCTGCACGGCGTCCCGCGCGGTCTCCCCGTCGGAGAACTCGTCGATCCGAAAACCTTTGGCGCGCAGGTACGCCGCCACCGCGGTCCGCACCCGCTGGTCGTCTTCGACCAGCACGACGTGCGCGCCGCCGCCGTCGTCGGAGCTCACGGGCGCATCCATATCGCAGCTCTCATGATGCTGAGCCTAGACAGCCGGCGGGGTATCGGTCCGTTTCTTACGGTTCTGAAATCTTTGTCGAATGCCCGCCGGGCGCTCCCTAACTTCATCGGCGACGGGGTGATCGGCATCCCGCGACGCTCGAAGGAGTTCCACATGGTCATCAAGCCGATCGCAGCGACAGCCGCTGCGGTGTTCGCACTGACGCTCACCGCCTGCGGGGCGAACGAGATGAAGTCGGCCGGTTCGTCCAGCCCCTCCAGTTCCGCCATGACCTCCGCCATGACCTCTGCGATGGCACCCGCGAGCTCCGCCGCGCGCACGGGTCACTTCACCGGGCTGAACGGCAAGCACGTGGCCGGCACCGCGACCGTGACCGGCACGAATCTGGAGTTCGCCGAATACTCGTCCGACGAGGGCCCGGACCTGCACGTGTACCTCACGAAGGGGTCCACCGAGGCCGATGTCGCGGCGGGCAAGGAGATCGCCGCCATCAAGTTCGACCAGGCAACGCAGTCGTTCCCGCTGTCCGGCATCGACACCATGGGCTACACCACCGTCGTCATCCACTGCGACAAGGCGAAGGCAGTCTTCGGCGCTGCCTCACTCATGTGATGTCCGATCTGATGACCACCCGCGCACTGACCACGCGCGACCGCGCCGACCTGGCCGCGTCGATACTCTTCGGCGCGGTCCGGGTCGGGCTGGGACTGCTGTGGCTGCACGAGGGCTACGTCAAGCTGCGGGCGCATTTCGGCAGCGCGGACATCCTGCTGGTCGTCGACGGCGCGTCGGCGAATTCACGTGTGCCGGAATACTTTCGCTTCGTCGCCGAGCACCTGCTGCGGCCGACGGCCGACCTGGCCGGCATCATGACCCCGCCGACCGAAGTGACGCTGGGTCTGGTTCTGATCCTCGGCGTGTTCAGCACGCTGTCCGCGGTCGTATCCGCGGGATTGCTCGCCGTCTACTGGAGCTCGGATCAACTCATCGCCCAATATCCGATCATGGCGCTGCTGAGCGTGGGCGTTCTTGTCGGACAAGGATATTCGAACCGCTGGTCGATCATGACGCTGGTGCGACGGCGATCGACCCACCAGGAAGAGGGCTGACATGAAAGCAGTACTCGTCGGATCGGGAATGGCGGCGCTGGCTGCCATCGTGATGTTTCAGGCGCCGGCGGCATCGGCGGCGTCCGCCGAAGGGGCCATCAACGACCTGCGGGCCGCGGGATATCTGGTGCAGCTCAACCAGACACCCACGGCACCGCTGACGGCCTGCACGGTCGGCGGCGTGCGCACGCTGGAGGGCGGCACCCCGTCGGCTCTCGTCGACATCGTGTGCCCTGACGGCTGCTGAGTACCTCGGCGCGCCCTGACCGGGATCAGAGCTTTCCGCTGCGCAGGTCTTGGAGGCTCTTCAAAACGGCCGAGTCCCGTGTCCAGTTCTCCGGCTGGACGCGCTCCCAGAGCCCGCCCTTACCGGCCGCTCTGCCGAGCTCGTCCTCGCGCCGGAACCACTGCTCGGCAGTCCGAATCCGATTCGGGTGGATTTCGTCCAGCAATGCGTAGTCGCGCTTGATGATGCCGTCTTTCCACAGGTGCCAGAAGCCGGTGAAGTTGTCGCGAATTGTCATGGTGCTCGGGTCATTCGGGTCGGCGTTGTATCCGGTCGGGCTCGCGGCAGCGTGGCGGAGCGAACCCTGCCGCCAGTAGCCGTCAATGTCGGTGTCGACGTATTGCGCGGGATGCCCGGTAACTGCTTCGAACGCCCGCGCAAGCTCGTGATACGAGATGTGGTCCACGGCGACCTCGAGGTCCATCCCATTGGAACGGTCGGTGTTGTCGAAGAGCCACCGGACGTAGTAGCCGCAATCCTCGAGCGAGACATGGGGCACCGCGCCGTCGCCGAGTGGCACGCGCCAGGTGACGACGCCGTCCTCCACGCTGGGCGCCATGGGGGTCAGGGGCGAGATCGTCATCTCGATGTACGGCCCCGTCGTGAAGATCGCCGCGCCCATCCGAGCCGAATTCGCCTGATTTTGCAGCAGGATCCATTCGGCGATGCGCCCCTTGCCGTCGTAGTGCCCGACGCGGTACTTGGAGTCGTAGCCGGCCTTCTTCAGCCCGTAGTCGAGGTTGCCGTACACGAAGAATCTGATGCCCTCTTCGAGGGCGATCTCGTAAGCGCGCATGGCCCAATACATCTCGGTCTTCTCACCGGTGTTGAATCCGTCGATGTTGACGAACGCGCCGTCGCACCCGCGAAGACCCTCTCGCAGTAGCGCTTCGTCGGTGAACGTGCCTTCGAGTGAGGAGACGTTCGGCAGTTCGAGCAGCGATTTGGCGCGTGCACTCGTGGCATCGCGAGTGAGAAACCGGACGGCATACTTCCCGTCCGCGACGAGATCGCCGACGACCGGGATGCCCTGGGCCCCGGTCGCGCCGATCATGAAGATCTTCGACGTGGGATGTGACATGACAGCTCCTCTATTTGGTGTATATACAACATTTGGGCATCGACGGAAGCCGACCCCAACGATTTTTTACTCGCCGACCGACCGCACGACGTTGGTCGCGAGCGTCCGGACCGCCTCGACGCCGCCGGACCCCAGGAGTTCGGCGGCCTCCTGTTGCGCCTGTCGCCACGCCGGCATCACGGTCTCGATCTTCTGCCGGCCCGCTGCGGTCAGCGCGACCTCACGCACCCCTTTGGCGTTCGCGGAGACCGCGTCCACCCAACCGTGTTTCATCAACAGACTCAGGTTGCGGCTGACGGTCGACCGCTCCAGCTGCAGCACCTCGCCGATCCGGGCCGGCGAGCAGGGGCCCATCTTCCCCAGCGACGCCATGAGATTGATCTGGGCGATGCTGACGCCATGCTCTTCGAGGGCACGGTCGTACAGGCTCGTCACCGCCCGGCCGAGCAGCCGGACGCGAACCGCCAGGCAATTACTGGCGACCTCATCGACGGCAGAGTGGACCATGTCGCCATTGTTGCATATACACCACCGGTGGGCAACGAACGGCCGCCGAACCGGGCGACCGATACGGTCACCGCAAACTTGACAGGCGTCAACCGGGTGCTACGTTCACTGGACGCACCGACAGGTATCGACAGGAGGACCGTGCCTGCACCGTCAGCATTCCGGTGGCCGGAGGCACGCGAGGCCGGGCCGCATGCCCGAATCCGCAAGGCGGTCAAACGAATCACCCGTTTCGACCTGTTCCCCCGCGACGAGATCGTCGATGGTTACGCACGCCTGCTCACCACCGGCGACCCGGTTGCCGAGCGGTTCGTCGACGAGACCTTCCTCGGCGATCTCGGGCCGCAGCAGTCCCGCGCGCTCCTGAACAAGGCACTCGACCTCGGCATCGATCAGGTGCCGGAGGCCCCGGATTCCATGCGGCAGCTGTTCGCCGAATTCGAGGTGATCCCCGACTGGGTGGACCCGGAACTGATCGAGCAGGGCGCCGCGGTATGGCGCCGCTGGGGCTACACCCTGGGCGCCATCGGCAATGCGGGCACCCTCGACACGTACACCGAAGGCTCGCTGGCCGTGCCGCTCTCGCTCTCGGGCGGATACGCGGGCGCGTCGGCGCTGAACCGCTACCTGGAGACCACCCGATGGTGGATCGAGGTATGCCGCCCCGGTGCGGCCCTGACTCCGGGCTCGCTGGGCCGACGCATCTCGATGCAGGTCCGGGTGATGCACGTCAGCGTCCGCCTGCGGGTGGCGGAAAACGCGGAATGGGACAGCGCCCGCTGGGGGCTGCCGATCAGCCAGGCCGAGATGATGCTCACCCT encodes the following:
- a CDS encoding PucR family transcriptional regulator, which translates into the protein MAAETPSPEVINLMGDVAELMLAELDDLVAEMDAAEIELSPAAGSDAAVLADTSASNRANAARVLSMLARREAKPAPIDIPPEALDVARTIARRGLELDVLFQSYRRGQNVAWSRYMKHATRLVPSGPLLLELLEESSQRLFAYVDTVLGCVVIAAQREREEVLGGAIARRAETIRLILDGAAIDAGRAGERLGYDLRQRHTALVLWTPPHGDVQGALESAAAVLARAAGTRPPLTLSVGPSTLWAWLGSSSEPAVDALSDAIEQAQNHIRVAVGPTRPGITGFRRSHQAALSIQSLLAGHPGGARVALFRDLEVTALAAQNTDRAAEFVAATLGPLAEDTPAAARLRDTLRVFLDEAENAPRAATRLHTHRNTVLQRVARATELLGYQPGERRLAMELALELAHQLGPRVLMSAPQGA
- a CDS encoding sensor histidine kinase, which gives rise to MILGAADLVIIAVTALICTSVATGAAVLVMQLNRRGSIGTQVSVLICATIVAIVASTVAISIEMYLSSHDLQVLLAVLAISALMAGLAAGFMLRRLRRSLARLQRAARQIGSGEVVTADVDSSREFAELSSQLAQSSAQLAAARAEVEQLDASRRQLVAWVSHDLRTPLAGMRAMAEALEEGVVDEPADYIRQIRDQVDAVNGMVDGLFELSKIQSGMLKLSKEPVVLLDLVSDVVSDMQALAATRGITITHAEMTDQVLYADPGELSRVVANLLVNSIRHAPEDSEIQVSAHHLDGDRIVLTVLDQGPGVQSHDLGRMFDMGWRGTQARTPEADGSGAGIGLAIVRGIVEAHGGQVSAAHVPGGFRLDVTLPTT
- a CDS encoding response regulator transcription factor, which codes for MDAPVSSDDGGGAHVVLVEDDQRVRTAVAAYLRAKGFRIDEFSDGETARDAVQRSTPDVLVLDRMLPGLSGDDLLREIRTRSDVPVIMLTALGASGHRIDGLELGADDYLAKPFALRELQLRISKLLRHRVSHQSPLAPFVVGRFRIDPTMRRITCGSADVELTGREYELLLFLLKNPDRVVSRDEMLREVWGWSAGDASTVTVHIRRLREKIEADPRDPVYLRTEWGTGYRFTPSGRSS
- a CDS encoding DM13 domain-containing protein, which produces MVIKPIAATAAAVFALTLTACGANEMKSAGSSSPSSSAMTSAMTSAMAPASSAARTGHFTGLNGKHVAGTATVTGTNLEFAEYSSDEGPDLHVYLTKGSTEADVAAGKEIAAIKFDQATQSFPLSGIDTMGYTTVVIHCDKAKAVFGAASLM
- a CDS encoding DoxX family membrane protein → MSDLMTTRALTTRDRADLAASILFGAVRVGLGLLWLHEGYVKLRAHFGSADILLVVDGASANSRVPEYFRFVAEHLLRPTADLAGIMTPPTEVTLGLVLILGVFSTLSAVVSAGLLAVYWSSDQLIAQYPIMALLSVGVLVGQGYSNRWSIMTLVRRRSTHQEEG
- a CDS encoding NmrA family NAD(P)-binding protein encodes the protein MSHPTSKIFMIGATGAQGIPVVGDLVADGKYAVRFLTRDATSARAKSLLELPNVSSLEGTFTDEALLREGLRGCDGAFVNIDGFNTGEKTEMYWAMRAYEIALEEGIRFFVYGNLDYGLKKAGYDSKYRVGHYDGKGRIAEWILLQNQANSARMGAAIFTTGPYIEMTISPLTPMAPSVEDGVVTWRVPLGDGAVPHVSLEDCGYYVRWLFDNTDRSNGMDLEVAVDHISYHELARAFEAVTGHPAQYVDTDIDGYWRQGSLRHAAASPTGYNADPNDPSTMTIRDNFTGFWHLWKDGIIKRDYALLDEIHPNRIRTAEQWFRREDELGRAAGKGGLWERVQPENWTRDSAVLKSLQDLRSGKL
- a CDS encoding MarR family winged helix-turn-helix transcriptional regulator, coding for MVHSAVDEVASNCLAVRVRLLGRAVTSLYDRALEEHGVSIAQINLMASLGKMGPCSPARIGEVLQLERSTVSRNLSLLMKHGWVDAVSANAKGVREVALTAAGRQKIETVMPAWRQAQQEAAELLGSGGVEAVRTLATNVVRSVGE
- a CDS encoding oxygenase MpaB family protein — translated: MPAPSAFRWPEAREAGPHARIRKAVKRITRFDLFPRDEIVDGYARLLTTGDPVAERFVDETFLGDLGPQQSRALLNKALDLGIDQVPEAPDSMRQLFAEFEVIPDWVDPELIEQGAAVWRRWGYTLGAIGNAGTLDTYTEGSLAVPLSLSGGYAGASALNRYLETTRWWIEVCRPGAALTPGSLGRRISMQVRVMHVSVRLRVAENAEWDSARWGLPISQAEMMLTLLGGSVGPALGLYSLGYLTSPQEIRAAMHFNRYLGHLVGVQSEVFPKTVADGVRMLYLFDATRSHDSGAAGTELVESFVPSFAPREDQTGLQRWRAKLHLHIQSGYTRLFMLPWNRKQYRLPSPWLGLTLLLARAPFITVLEAARRVSPAVDAAWQRRSVQAWERWQRWASEHKPEQYIATNPLRR